The genomic DNA AGACTAAAAGGATGAATCACATTTACAAATACGGTGATTGGGGGTGGAAGTAAGGTATTCTAAGTAGAAGGATATTCTAAGCAGAAGGATAGTATCAAATAGCCCTTTTCCCCTCTTTCCTCCAGAATGGACTCAGATCATCACCAAGTACTTATGGGAGCAGCTACAGAAGATGGCTGAATACTACCGGCCAGGGCCTGCAGGAAGTGGGGGCTGTGGTTCCACGATAGGGCCCTTGCCCCATGATGTAGAGGTGGCAATCCGGCAGTGGGATTACAACGAGAAGCTGGCCATGTTCATGTTTCAGGTAGGGAGTAGGGCATGTTGTATGGGGCATTGGGTTGAGCATGAACTTATACTCTGCCAGCAGAGAACAGAATCTGCCTGCCACCTTGCCCCAGTTGTGGTTCTCttcatcttttcatttactttatcTGCCTCATCTGTAATAGTCCCGTGTTGAGCTACTACACTTCCCTCCCTGGTACCCATAGGATGGAATGCTGGACAGACATGAGTTCCTGACCTGGGTGCTTGAGTGTTTTGAGAAAATTCGCCCTGGAGAGGATGAATTGCTTAAACTGCTGCTGCCCCTGCTTCTCCGAGTAAGGCTTGGAattttggtgggggtgggtgggcaggGGGAGTCCAGGAAGGATTtgaggaagaataaaatattagagCAGGGTCCCCTGGGGAGAACTAGGGGCTCTGATGGTCCTGTCTTCGCAGTACTCTGGGGAATTCGTTCAGTCTGCGTACCTGTCCCGCCGCCTTGCCTATTTCTGTACACGGAGACTGGCCCTGCAGCTGGATGGTGTGAGCAGTCACTCGTCTCATGTTATATCTGCTCAGTCAACAAGCACTCTACCCACCACCCCTGCTCCTCAGCCCCCATCTAGCAGCACACCCTCGACTCCCTTTAGTGACCTGCTTATGTGCCCTCAGCACCGGCCCCTGGTTTTTGGCCTCAGCTGTATCCTGCAGGTAGGTACTAGGCAGGCCCAAGAAAGCATTGAGAGATAACTTGAGAAGAATCAGGTGCCCGTTCCAGAGAATAGGGGTAATTTCAAATTGGATATAGGAGTAGGTGCTGAGTACTTGTTTTGAGGTAGTTGTTTCTTGGTAATGGGGTATTAGTTCCCTTTGGGGGTTTTGACCAGCCTCTCTCGCTCCCTTCCAGGGCTAAATAGTGGGCCCAACGCCTTTTAGGAAAGTGGGTGAAGGGAGGGGATCAGGGGTAGAGTGATCTGGGTCTTGGGGACCCAGTCAGAAAACTTTGGATCTGAAATCTACGGGTTGGGTCTTAGCATGGGATTCCAGAGAGGCAGCCATGGTGAATGAGTTGGACTTAGCTGTTTCTGTCTGGCAGACCATCCTCCTGTGTTGTCCTAGTGCCTTGGTTTGGCACTACTCACTGACTGATAGCAGAATTAAGACCGGCTCACCACTTGACCACTTGCCTATTGCCCCCTCCAACCTGCCCATGCCAGAGGGTAACAGTGCCTTCACTCAGCAGGTATGTCTGACCACTAGTCTGGTACTCTCAGATTGGGGTATGAggctaaattattttctctttcagaaataGTGATTTGGAGTCTGGTACTATTCTTCTAGCCTGGGACTCTGGCCTTTTGTACGCCTTGGTACATCCTTAATAGCCTTCCTTTTGAATATCGCAGGTCCGTGCAAAGTTGCGGGAGATCGAGCAGCAGATCAAGGAGCGGGGACAGGCAGTTGAAGTTCGCTGGTCCTTTGATAAGTGCCAGGAAGCTACTGCAGGTATGTGTCAGAAAACAGATAACAGGAAGTATGTTTGAGGAAAGGATCGGAGATAGTAAGGACATGTAGATCTGAGAGCCAGAATGCACCAGGCCTCTGGTTCAGTCCCCTTTACCTCGTTTCCTCCTTAGGCTTCACCATTGGACGGGTACTGCATACTTTGGAAGTGCTGGATAGCCATAGTTTTGAGCGCTCTGACTTCAGCAACTCTCTTGACTCCCTTTGTAACCGAATCTTTGGATTGGGGCCTAGCAAGGATGGGCATGAGGTAAGCAAGAAGCAGAATAGAAGGAGCAAAAAACATCGCAAGGTCAATAACATGTATGAGGGTAAGTCATGGTGAGGCACTGTAACCAGAGCATTTCTGCAGAAATGGTCTCACTGGGTCCAGGATGTTTTATGATGGGGCACAGTCTTTAGGAAATTGGAACTCAGTTCTTTGTCCCTACCCCTACCTTACTCCTCCCTGTCTTCCTTTGGTCTCCAGATCTCCTCAGATGATGATGCTGTGGTGTCATTGCTATGCGAATGGGCTGTCAGCTGCAAGCGTTCTGGTCGGCATCGTGCTATGGTGGTAGCCAAGCTCCTCGAGAAGAGACAGGCAGAGATTGAGGCTGAGGTTAGAGGGCAGAGATAGGAGAACAAGACTGGCCAGTGGCAAGAAATTTAACTGGGGTTGGAGACTGAGAGATTGAGGTGGTAGAGGGACCAGAGTTGAAGGTACGAGAACAGAGTAAAGAAGTGGAAGAGAACCTAAAGGCGAAGTTAGGATGTGAGGCAAAAGTAGAGAGGAGCGGATTGTTGTCAAAGTTAGAGATGACATCAAGGCTTCAGTTAGGAGGCGGGAAAGAAAATGGAGGTCAGCGGGGGAGTGAAGGTGAAAAGCGTGGGGTAGAGGTCAAGCAGGTGATAGTTTAAGGCTTACACATTGAGGAGTGAGGAAGCAGGTAAAAGTCAGTTCTACAATTTGTTCTGTCATCTTGCAGCGTTGTGGAGAATCAGAAGCAGCAGATGAGAAAGGTTCCATCGCCTCTGGCTCCCTTTCTGCTCCCAGTGCTCCCATCTTCCAGGATGTCCTCCTGCAGTTTCTGGATACACAGGCTCCCATGCTGAGTACGGAACCCTGCCACCCTCTAGTTACATCTGTCTAGACTCAGTTAGCCACAACTGTCATTAGAAATCATAATTCATGGCCCTttggtctgtatttctctcttggGCTCTATGCAGAATGACTTTTAGATGGAGTTCTAATTATTCTCTTTAACTGACCATCTTACATttaaacagaatagagaaatacAGAGAAGGATAAAAACAAGAGCTTGTGATTGAAGCATTTTCACTGCATAAATTGCAGCAAAGTTGATACATTCCTTTCTGAGATGGTGTGTGGGGCAACCAACCACACTTTGTCCCTCGATgtttctgagatttttatttgGCCACTCCTGTTTTTGCCTTAGGTGTGTTCTCTCTTTTGGCCCACGTTTTTGTGTTCTCCTAACTCATCTTTCCTCATTCCCTTCCTCCAGCGGACCCCCGAAGTGAGAGTGAGCGGGTGGAATTCTTTAACTTAGTACTGCTGTTCTGTGAACTGATTCGACATGATGTTTTCTCCCACAACATGTATACTTGCACTCTCATCTCCCGAGGGGACCTTGCCTTTGGAGCCCCTGGTCCCCGGCCTCCCTCCCCCTTTGATGATCCTGCCGATGACCCAGAGCGCAAGGAGGctgaaggcagcagcagcagcaagctgGAAGTGAGTGGGCTTTTCCCTGCCATAGGTCGTTTCTTCTGACATTTCCATCTTCATGGCCCCCAGAGGCCTCTGAGAGCCTCTtttgcctgggggtggggggtagtaTTTTCTTAGGACTTGGTGATTGAGCAAGCACTCTCACATCGGTTGTTGCATCGACTCCTCCCATCAGCCCCGTGAGGTACTCTTATCACTATTTTTAAGCTGAAGGAAGTGGAGGCCTATACTGGTTAAGTGATTGCATGAGGCTTGACTCCAGATCCTGTGCTTTCCCCAATCTGGTCTTCTCTCCAATTCCCTCATGAAGTTTTCTAGATGGTGGGAGCCACTCCCTAAGGGTTAAAGCAACTTCGCATATGTTCTATGTCCTCAGGATCCAGGGCTCTCAGAATCTATGGACATTGACCCTGGTTCCAGTGTGCTCTTTGAGGATATGGAGAAGCCTGATTTTTCAGTAAGTTCAATCCTGAGCGTGGCGGAATCTGGCTCCTTGGATCTTCCATTATTTCTGCTTTTGGCATTTCGTTATGCCCTCTCAtcccctttccttcttctcaTGTTCTGCCTTCTTACCTTTCTCTCAGTTGTTTTCCCCCACTATGCCCTGTGAAGGGAAGGGCAGTCCATCCCCTGAGAAGCCAGATGTTGAGAAGGAGGTGAAGCCTCCACCCAAGGAGAAGATCGAAGGGACCCTTGGGGTTCTTTACGACCAGCCCCGACATGTGCAGTATGCCACCCACTTTCCCATCCCCCAGGTACTCTTCCCCAGCACGTTGTGATGATCTGTTTTGAACCCAGATTTCTGTCCAAGGAATTTCCTGAGGGGTTGGAGCTGTTCCTGAGGATGTCAGTTGGGAAAGGAAAGGGGCTTGAGCATGTGAATGCTGAGGGATGTGGAGCATGATTTCAAGAGGCGGGAAGGAGATGAGTGCTGGAGTCTGACGGTGCTGCTGGGATGCAGGAGGAGTCATGCAGCCATGAGTGCAACCAGCGGTTGGTCGTACTGTTTGGGGTGGGAAAGCAGCGAGATGATGCCCGCCATGCCATCAAGAAAATCACCAAGGATATCCTGAAGGTTCTGAACCGCAAGGGGACAGCAGAAACTGGTGGGTTTTAGGCTCCTTAAACAGATCTCCCCCAGAGAGTGCCCTAGTCAGTCTTCCCTTCCCCAGCATAGGGAACTCCCCAGTCATGTCCCAATGTCCTGTCTCTTGGAGTCTCCTGAGAGCTCTAGTCCTTTTGAAACTTCCCCCCTCATTCCCCCCCTCTACAGACCAGCTTGCTCCTATTGTGCCTCTGAATCCTGGAGACCTGACATTCTTAGGTACCTCACAGTAAGCCCCAtactgccctccctccctctcccttccctccctcaacCTAGCACCTCCCTGTACATATTCCTCTAAGGTCCACATAGTCTGTGGTCCTCTAAACCTTTGTTTCACTGTCCCTTTCCCTtcatccctcccccatcccttccTTGACCCTCCCTTCCCGgcttccctcttctttccctccctccctccctccttccctgtctccctccctccctccctcccaccctcccataGCCTTCTCTCtatcccctcctccccacccctagTCAACTAGTTATCTTCCCTGTCTTGACTGATCCCTTTCAAATGTCCCCTCAGGTGGGGAGGATGGGCAGAAGCGGCGACGCAACCGGCCTGAAGCCTTCCCCACTGCTGAAGATATCTTTGCTAAGTTCCAGCACCTTTCACATTATGACCAACACCAGGTCACGGCTCAGGTGTGGGCCTAAGCCCAGCCCCTTTCCCACATTCTGGCCTCctgtcctgttttcttttcttccctatcTTCTCCCCGCTAGGCAGGCTAAGCCTCCTGGTCTCATCCCCCTCCATTGTCATCCTTTCCTGCTTCCCTggttcttccttcctctctccactCCCGTCTCACTCCTACTGCCCTTATCAGGTCTCTCGGAATGTTCTGGAGCAGATCACGAGCTTTGCCCTTGGCATGTCATACCACTTGCCTCTGGTGCAGCATGTGCAGTTCATCTTTGACCTCATGGAATATTCACTCAGCATCAGTGGCCTCATCGACTTTGCCATTCaggtggggaagttggggagatgAGGGTGGAGGAAGGAGTTCATGCCATGTAGGGGCTACAGAGGGTCATAAGGACAGGGGTAGAGGCTCCAGCCAGTTTCCCAGGCTATTTGGAGGGGGAGAACAACTAGCACGGGGGGAGTGGAACATGAGCTAAGGCTGCAGGAATAGAGACTTAAGTGCTCCCTGGGGAGGCCAAGAGGCAGATGAGAGCATTGGGGAGATCATCCTTCCACTGTGGAGTTCATAGAACTGTATCCTGGTTGCTGATTAGAGGTGTTGTTGATAGAATAAAGGACTGTGGCATAGGGTAACAGGCCCTTCTATCCTGAGGTGGCTCCAGCAGGAAGGGGCTCAGGCCCGGCCTTGCCGGCGTCCCTACAAGAAGGTGGGTTCTATGTAACATGAGGGACCTCTGCATTTCTCACCCCCGTTCACTCTGCTAGCTGCTGAATGAACTGAGTGTAGTCGAGGCTGAGCTGCTTCTCAAATCCTCGGATCTGGTGGGCAGCTACACTACCAGCCTGTGCCTGTGCATTGTGGCTGTCCTGCGGCACTATCatgcctgcctcatcctcaaCCAGGACCAGATGGCACAGGTCTTTGAGGGGTAAGCAGGGCTTCGGAATGACTGAAACACACAAGGCTCTGGCAAATGCCGGTGGAAGTGGCCTAGGAAGAGCATGCACTTCCTCCCACTCTGGGGAAGTGCCTGCTGCTCAGGTGGGAAAGGAATGGTATTTTTTCCCAGACGCTTGAATCTGTTTCAGGGGGCCCACATACCGTCTGCTGACCCTCCCAACCTTGCTTCTTCATGCAGGCTGTGTGGTGTCGTGAAGCATGGGATGAACCGGTCCGATGGTTCCTCTGCAGAGCGCTGTATCCTTGCTTATCTCTATGATTTGTACACCTCCTGTAGCCatttaaagaacaaatttggGGAGCTCTTCAGGTAAGAGAGGTGGAAGGTAAGGGGTAGCGAGTAGGACCTACTCCCTTTTTCCCATGACCACCCAACTCAGAAGGAGAGCATGGCCCGGGACCCTGCTGCCTGTTCAGGGTCATTTATGGACTGTGTCCTGCACGTACTGTTATGTTACTGAGAATGGGCCCTCTTCCTCAGCAGGCTTGCCCCCCCATCTCTGTGGGGCccaccctcttccctctcttcctcgtTGCCTTCAGCGGCCCTTGTTCCTTATTCCCATGTGGTTCCTTTCCCGCCCAATCTGTTTTGTCCTATCTCCCTTTTCTTGTCCCAAGATCCTTCAtccctcactttcttcttttttcttttctcccctttcctaACCATCCCTCAACCTCAGCAGACCTTCTTCAACACTACTGTTTCCTTTCCTCCATCCCTGCAGTGACTTTTGCTCAAAGGTGAAGAACACTATCTACTGCAACGTGGAGCCATCGGAATCAAATATGCGCTGGGCACCCGAGTTCATGATTGACACTCTAGAGAACCCTGCAGCTCACACTTTCACCTACACGGGGCTAGGCAAGAGTCTTAGTGAGAACCCTGCTAACCGCTACAGCTTTGTCTGCAATGCCCTTATGCACGTCTGTGTGGGGCACCATGATCCCGATAGGTATGGGGCATACCGAGTGAGCAAGGGCACCATGCCCCCACCTGAGATAGGGAGGGCTGAGGTACCCGGGAGGTACTACAACCTTGATTTACTGGGGCAGAGATGAGAAGTTAATGGGTCTGAGGTTTTGTGGAGCAAGGTTTTTCCTGAGGGCATTTGTACTTTTCCCTAGGGTGAATGACATCGCAATCCTGTGTGCAGAGCTGACCGGCTATTGCAAGTCACTGAGTGCAGAATGGCTAGGAGTGCTTAAGGCCTTGTGCTGCTCCTCTAACAACGGCACTTGTGGTTTCAACGACCTCCTTTGCAATGTCGATGTGAGACTTGGGGTGGGGTCTTGCTAGTGGGGCAGTGACCAGGGCAGGGGTCTGGTCATGATCCCCTGACCAGGGACAGAGTTCCATAGAGTGGAGGCACACGGCTTTGAGTGGGTGCCTCTCTCTACACTGAGTCGTGTTGTCTGTCTGCTTTTTCCTCCAGGTCAGTGACCTGTCTTTTCATGATTCGTTGGCTACTTTTGTTGCCATCCTCATCGCTCGGCAGTGTTTGCTCCTGGAGGATCTGATTCGCTGTGCTGCCATCCCTTCACTCCTTAATGCTGGTGAACTACCAATCTGTAACCCCTAGCATTTCTAGGCCTCAAATTTCCATACATACTAGACGGCCATCCTCTCATTGTTCACTGTGGGAGACCTTGCAGCAGCTCCCTGGCCTTCCCAAGAAGGCCAGTGCTTTGGTATGCTGAAGGCTAGAAGGAACCTGTTTTTTTAAACCCTGGATTTGCAGCCCTGACCTTTCCAAGTTCTGACCCTTCAGCTGCGTAACAGTTCTCTGCTCTACCTCGCCTTCACTGTTATCTTGCTTTTTCGCCTTTCACTTTACCTCATCTTCTCTCCTATGCCCTTGCCATACACTTGCATGCatgcaggcatgcacacacataaacccACATGCAGTTCAGCTTCATCCGTCCCAGATctgttttgtcttccttttagCTTGTAGTGAACAGGACTCTGAACCAGGTGCCAGACTTACCTGCCGCATCCTCCTTCACCTTTTCAAGACACCACAGCTCAATCCTTGCCAGTCTGATGGAAGTAAGTAACCCTGATCTGAACCAGCCAACAGTAGAAAGTGTGGCTCCCTTGCCCCTGTGGATTCTGCTTCTGCTTCCCCTGACTTCATCGCCTTCCCCAGACAAGCCTACAGTAGGAATCCGCTCCTCCTGTGACCGCCACCTGCTGGCTGCCTCCCAGAACCGCATCGTGGATGGAGCTGTGTTTGCTGTTCTCAAGGCTGTGTTTGTACTTGGTATGGGGGTAGGAAGGGAGTGGTGCCAGAAGTGTGTATAGGGTGGAGTGCCAGCTAAACTACAAGGGACAGTCTTTCTCCCTCCTGAAGGTGGTCTCTCTGACCTTttggaaggaggggagggaaagaagtaTATTTCTGTCCCATAGGGCAGGATTTGGGGTGTTTCTGCCTCTGTGGGCCCAGGGTGGGTCTCCACACAGTGTTCCAATCTCACTCTGCCCTCCCTATCTCCCACCCGTGAACCACAGGGGATGCAGAACTGAAGGGTTCGGGCTTCACTGTGACAGGAGGAACAGAAGAACTtccagaggaggagggaggaggtggcagtggcGGTCGGAGGCAGGGTGGCCGCAACATCTCTGTGGAGACAGCCAGTCTGGATGTCTATGCCAAGTACGTGCTGCGCAGCATCTGCCAACAGGTCAGTCTCACCTTCCTCCCACACCTCCTAAATGCCTCTGTGTAATATAGTCCTGTTTCCAGCCCGTGATCACACCACCTCCCTACTATACATTGTGTCCCTTACCAATTCCAGCCCATCCCCCATACTGCTAACCCCCTCACCGGTTGCTCCCAGTCCCTGATTGTCAGCTTTCTCAGGAATGGGTAGGAGAACGTTGCCTTAAGTCACTGTGTGAGGACAGCAATGACCTGCAAGACCCAGTGTTGAGTAGTGCCCAGGCACAGCGCCTCATGCAGCTCATCTGCTACCCACATCGACTCCTGGACAATGAGGATGGGGAAAACCCCCAGCGACAGCGCATAAAGCGCATTCTCCAGGTAGACCAAGGCCATGGGGGCCGTGGAGGAAGCAATGGGCCCAATCTGGGGAGAAACAATAGgaaccttgagaaaaggagagggagagttAAGTAGAGAGGAAGACGAACAAGGAtgtaggggaggggaggagtaGTGAGAGAAACAGCTCCAGCATGGGCTGAGGAGTAAGTCCAATATGGTCTAGACTCCAGAGTGAGAGTGTTATGTGAGGGCACAGCTATCTGGAGTGAATCTAGCTTATCAGTGGGAAGCATAGCATTTGGGGGGCCTAGGTGTGGGCCTTGTATATTTGGCATTTTGGCCATGGCTCAGGAACTGAATAGTAGTAGCTACTAATTGCTGAGCACATgctttgtgccaggtactgtgctaggcacttgCACACATTTCCTCACTTAATCTTTATGACCTATGAAGTAGGTGAGTGTCCCTGTTtgactgatgaggaaactgaggcttgaagaggttaagtaacttgtccaaggtcacatagctgatAGGTTTAGAGTCAGTATTTGAGCCCAGACATGTCTGTGCACTTTCCACTTCACATTGCCCCACATCTTCAGATGACTGGAGAGTAGCAAAATAAAGCTGTTGAGGAAAAGCTGAAGGAATAAGGTCTCCAACCCAGAACAGATAGGGCTGAAGAGAGATTAGCTAACAGTGGCCTTCTAGTCTCTACAGGACTTTGAGAGATTGTCTTATAAAGGTCCTGTCAGGGACTTTCAGCAGCTGGTGTAAAACGAGAGGAGTAGGCTTCAACTTAAACATCAAGGGTTTCAAGGTTAAGCATTAAGCAGAACTTCCTGATATAAAGGGATGGGAAAGATGTGAAATCTTTTCtgaaccattttaaaaattggaaagattTTCAACTAGTTTGGACTATTTTCatgtattctctcttttttttttttttttttttttttttttgagacgagtcttgttcttgtcgcccaggctggagtgcagtggcacaatctcagctcactgcaacctccatctcccaggtgcaagtgattctcctgcctcagcctcctgagtaactgggattacaggcacctgccaccatgcctggctaatttttttatttttgatagagatggggtttcaccatgttggccaggctggtcttgaactcctgacctcaggcaatccacccacctcagcctccctaaatgtaGTTGTTCTTAAAGATGGGGACATAGAGGGGTCTCTCAGACCTCCAGGAGTCTTTGATTCAATGTTGCGGGAGATCGGGAATTGACCTCAGGTTGGTGGGTAGCTGGGGGTAACAGATGATGACTAGTCTGGATGTGGGGCTTCTATCACAGAACTTGGACCAGTGGACCATGCGCCAGTCTTCCTTGGAGCTGCAGCTCATGATCAAGCAGACCCCCAACAATGTAAGTAGTACCTGGACCCTCCCTTTCCTGTGCTCATATTCAACTCCTTGTGTCGGGGAGGCAGTCCACCACAGAACCTAGATCTTACCCTTGGGCTCTTGAGCTGAGAGATAAGAGGGGATGGGAAAATGGTGAACAAGTGGAGCTGTTGATAAGGGAAATGGGTTGGGAGTGTTGGAGCTCTGAGCTGTGGGGAaacttggtggtggtggtagagcCTGTTTCTGTGGCCACAGATGTAAGGATATATGTAAAGGAGAAGACAGTGAGGAATTAGAGAAATACGGAGGTACTAGACGGCATGATTCCCAACAGATTTGGGTTCCTACCTCCCCATCAACCTCCACCAGTGCTATCCTCCCTCATCTCCCATCTCTCCTACCATCCGCTTTCCTTCACCCCGAGCTACCTATTTTAGCACTTCTGTGCCTTTCATCCTCCCCAGGAGATGAACTCCCTCTTGGAGAACATCGCTAAGGCCACAATCGAGGTTTTCCAACAGTCAGCAGAGACAGGGTCATCTGGAAACACTGCAAGCAACATGCCCAGCAGCAGCAAGACCAAGCCTGTGCTCAGGTCAGATAGAAACATGTTGGGGCCCGTCCCCTTAGAAGTTTCTCTGCTGGTAGCATGAGTGATGTCAGCTGCATGGAGATGCCGGCATGTCTATGAGGGAAAGGAGAGGGCGGATTGTTCCAGCCTTGCCTGGCTCCCCTGTGACCCTGTGTCCGCTGTCTGTTCTCCAGCTCTCTAGAGCGCTCTGGTGTATGGCTGGTGGCCCCTCTCATTGCTAAACTGCCCACCTCAGTCCAGGGACATGTGTTAAAGGCTGCTGGGGAGGAATTGGAGAAGGGTCAGCACCTGGGTTCCTCTTCACGCAAAGAACGTGATCGACAAAAGCAGAAGAGGTAAAGGGGCTTAGGGAGTGGGCCAAGATAGAGGAGTagaaaggagaggaggcaggCCCAGGGAGGAGTAAAACTGGGATGGAGGAGAAGCATAATAGGAAAGTGGAAAATCAGAGGATAAAAGTGGGTATGGCTGAGCAAGTGGCTATATCTTGAGAGTAGAGTCTGGGGCTTGGAGGAATGAGGTTGGAAGTTGCCTGACTCCCAACCCACagtcttctcccctccccttctttcctcttctcttttctcctcctgtcTCTAGTATGTCCCTGTTGAGCCAGCAGCCCTTCTTATCGCTGGTGCTGACATGTCTGAAAGGGCAGGATGAACAACGCGAGGGACTCCTTACCTCCCTCTACAGCCAGGTGCACCAGGTACAGATCTCTGGGCCATGGAGGTGggcaggagggtggggaaggatgcACCTAAGGGGCTATTCTGTACTTGGAAACTGCAGTACTTTCTGATAAACATATTGGCTGCTTTGGGATGGAAGCACAAAGATCCCTGAACTgcatgttttatttgtttctattctAGATTGTGAATAATTGGCGAGATGACCAGTACTTAGATGATTGCAAACCAAAGCAGCTCATGCATGAGGCACTCAAACTTCGGCTCAACCTGGTGAGAAGGCCAGCtagggagaagaaggaagagggtaGGACTGGAAATGTGGAATACGAAAGCCTCAGGTTGTAGAGAACAGAGGTGAGGATAGAGGCTCCAGGCTccaggttattttttatttttatttttttggagacggagtctcactctgtcacccaagctggagtacaggggcgccatctcagctcactgcaacctccacctcccggattcaagcgattcttgtgcctcagcctcccgagtagctgggattacaggcatgtgccaccacgcccagctattttttgtatatttagtagagacggggtttcaccgtgctggccaggctggtcttgaactactgacttcaggtgatccacccacctcggcctcccaaagtgctgggattataggcgtgagccaccgtgcccagcctgagtcTTGAAGTAATTAACCCTGTGCTCCGAAGGGATGCAGGGACTGAAAGTGGTTAAGGGGGCTGGATCACTGTGGTCATGGTCCAATAGGTTATGTACCCTGGATCCTTGCAGGGACTCTGCCTCAGTATCCTAGATTCTGACTGGGCCCTAGAAGCACTGGAAACCCATAGTGGAATATTGAATGGAATCCTGGAAATCATTCAGTCCAACTCCCATCACTTTCTAAGTATggaaacagagacccagagatgTCAAGAATTCCCTCATTGTTTTGAGGTCATATAGCAAAGCATAGGTTCAACTTGAGCATGAACTCAGGCATCCCAACTCAGATTCGAACTAAGCTTCCCTTACACGCTGGCCTTTGTCCCTGAGCCATCTGACTGACTTGTTGTGGCCTTGGCAGGTGGGGGGCATGTTTGACACGGTGCAGCGCAGCACCCAGCAGACCACAGAGTGGGCCGTGCTCCTCCTAGAGATCATCATCAGCGGCACTGTCGACATGCAGTCCAACAAGTAAAGCATCCCCACCTGCTCCCTGCAGTTTCACACCCAAGAAGGTCCCCCTACCTCCACGCCAAGTGGACCCACTGAGATTGGTGTGGCTGTTACTGTGGACTCCATGGCCCTGGGCTCCCCATATGGTTTTTGTGCTCTCCGGGTGACATATTAAGCACCTCTccctgctcatgtcctttgctgaCGCCTTTTTCTGTCTTCACCTCTTTCTTCTCTGGCTTTCTCCCTGGCTTCCTGTCTCAGTGAGCTCTTCACTACTGTGTTGGACATGCTGAGCGTGCTCATCAACGGGACACTGGCTGCAGACATGTCTAGCATCTCCCAAGGTAGCATGGAGGAAAACAAGCGTGCATACATGAACTTGGCGAAGAAGCTGCAGGTGAGCAGAGGACGCAGGGACAAGG from Saimiri boliviensis isolate mSaiBol1 chromosome X, mSaiBol1.pri, whole genome shotgun sequence includes the following:
- the MED12 gene encoding mediator of RNA polymerase II transcription subunit 12 isoform X3, which gives rise to MAAFGILSYEHRPLKRPRLGPPDVYPQDPKQKEDELTALNVKQGFNNQPAVSGDEHGSAKNINFNPAKISSNFSSIIAEKLRCNTLPDTGRRKPQVNQKDNFWLVTARSQSAINTWFTDLAGTKPLTQLAKKVPIFSKKEEVFGYLAKYTVPVMRAAWLIKMTCAYYAAISETKVKKRNVVDPFTEWTQIITKYLWEQLQKMAEYYRPGPAGSGGCGSTIGPLPHDVEVAIRQWDYNEKLAMFMFQDGMLDRHEFLTWVLECFEKIRPGEDELLKLLLPLLLRYSGEFVQSAYLSRRLAYFCTRRLALQLDGVSSHSSHVISAQSTSTLPTTPAPQPPSSSTPSTPFSDLLMCPQHRPLVFGLSCILQTILLCCPSALVWHYSLTDSRIKTGSPLDHLPIAPSNLPMPEGNSAFTQQVRAKLREIEQQIKERGQAVEVRWSFDKCQEATAGFTIGRVLHTLEVLDSHSFERSDFSNSLDSLCNRIFGLGPSKDGHEISSDDDAVVSLLCEWAVSCKRSGRHRAMVVAKLLEKRQAEIEAERCGESEAADEKGSIASGSLSAPSAPIFQDVLLQFLDTQAPMLTDPRSESERVEFFNLVLLFCELIRHDVFSHNMYTCTLISRGDLAFGAPGPRPPSPFDDPADDPERKEAEGSSSSKLEDPGLSESMDIDPGSSVLFEDMEKPDFSLFSPTMPCEGKGSPSPEKPDVEKEVKPPPKEKIEGTLGVLYDQPRHVQYATHFPIPQEESCSHECNQRLVVLFGVGKQRDDARHAIKKITKDILKVLNRKGTAETGGEDGQKRRRNRPEAFPTAEDIFAKFQHLSHYDQHQVTAQVSRNVLEQITSFALGMSYHLPLVQHVQFIFDLMEYSLSISGLIDFAIQLLNELSVVEAELLLKSSDLVGSYTTSLCLCIVAVLRHYHACLILNQDQMAQVFEGLCGVVKHGMNRSDGSSAERCILAYLYDLYTSCSHLKNKFGELFSDFCSKVKNTIYCNVEPSESNMRWAPEFMIDTLENPAAHTFTYTGLGKSLSENPANRYSFVCNALMHVCVGHHDPDRVNDIAILCAELTGYCKSLSAEWLGVLKALCCSSNNGTCGFNDLLCNVDVSDLSFHDSLATFVAILIARQCLLLEDLIRCAAIPSLLNAACSEQDSEPGARLTCRILLHLFKTPQLNPCQSDGNKPTVGIRSSCDRHLLAASQNRIVDGAVFAVLKAVFVLGDAELKGSGFTVTGGTEELPEEEGGGGSGGRRQGGRNISVETASLDVYAKYVLRSICQQEWVGERCLKSLCEDSNDLQDPVLSSAQAQRLMQLICYPHRLLDNEDGENPQRQRIKRILQNLDQWTMRQSSLELQLMIKQTPNNEMNSLLENIAKATIEVFQQSAETGSSGNTASNMPSSSKTKPVLSSLERSGVWLVAPLIAKLPTSVQGHVLKAAGEELEKGQHLGSSSRKERDRQKQKSMSLLSQQPFLSLVLTCLKGQDEQREGLLTSLYSQVHQIVNNWRDDQYLDDCKPKQLMHEALKLRLNLVGGMFDTVQRSTQQTTEWAVLLLEIIISGTVDMQSNNELFTTVLDMLSVLINGTLAADMSSISQGSMEENKRAYMNLAKKLQKELGERQSDSLEKVRQLLPLPKQTRDVITCEPQGSLIDTKGNKIAGFDSIFKKEGLQVSTKQKLSPWDLFEGLKPSAPLSWGWFGTVRVDRRVARGEEQQRLLLYHTHLRPRPRAYYLEPLPLPPEDEEPPAPTLLEPEKKAPEPPKTDKPGAAPPSTEERKKKSTKGKKRSQPATKTEDYGMGPGRSGPYGVTVPPDLLHHPNPGSITHLNYRQGSIGLYTQNQPLPAGGPRVDPYRPVRLPMQKLPTRPTYPGVLPTTMTGVMGLDPSSYKTSVYRQQQPAVPQGQRLRQQLQAKIQSQGMLGQSSVHQMTPSSSYGLQTSQGYTPYVSHVGLQQHTGPAGTMVPPSYSSQPYQSTHPSTNPTLVDPTRHLQQRPSGYVHQQAPTYGHGLTSTQRFSHQTLQQTPMISTMTPMSAQGVQTGVRSTAILPEQQQQQQQQQQQQQQQQQQQQQQQQQQYHIRQQQQQQILRQQQQQQQQQQQQQQQQQQQQQQQQQHQQQQQQQAAPPQPQPQSQPQFQRQGLQQTQQQQQTAALVRQLQQQLSNTQPQPSTNIFGRY